In Ammospiza nelsoni isolate bAmmNel1 chromosome 34, bAmmNel1.pri, whole genome shotgun sequence, the genomic window CACTTGCAGCCCCTTGAGAGAGGGAGAATGCTGAGAGACAGCAGGAGCCAAAGCAGGGGTGTGTTTCCAGCTCCTTTGGGGCTCCCAATGCAAAGCACTGTGAGGGCTCTTATGGGACAATGAAAAGGCTGAAAAGCATCCAGTCACAGCTTTCCTGAGAGATTCCTTGAGCtgctggttcctcaggctgtagatgagggggtttAGGGCTGGAGACACCACCGAGTACAGAAAGGACACTGCtacatccagggatggagaggagatggaggggggcttcaggTGAGCAAATGTGTCAGTGCTGAGGAACAGGgagaccacagccaggtgagggaggcaggtggaaaaggctttgcgCCGTCCCTGCTTggaggggatcctcagcacagccctgaagatctgcacataggagaaaaccatgaacacaaaacaaccaaaccctAAACAGAAAGTGACCACAAGAAGCCCAACTTCCCTTAAGCTGGagtgtgagcaggagagctttAGGATCTgggggatttcacagaagaactggctcAGGGCATTGCcgtggcacaggggcagggaaaatgtattggccgtgtgcagcagagcattgagaaaggcactggcccaggcagctgctgccatgtgggcacaagctctgctgcccaggagggtcccgtagtgcaggggtttgcagatggacacatagcggtcgtagcacatgatggtGAGAAATGCAAATTCTGATGCAatgaaaaaggcaaagaaaaatacctgtgcagcacatcctgagtatgagatgttcctggtgtcccagagggaattgtgcatggctttggggacagtggtgcagatcatgcccaggtcgctgagggccaggttgagcaggaagaagaacatgggcgtgtgcaggtggtggctgcaggctacggcgctgatgatgaggctgTTGGCCAGGAGGGCAGcgagggagatgcccagcaagaggcagaagtgcaggagctgcagctgccccgtgtctgccaatgccagcaggaggaagtggctgatggagctgctgttggacattcCTAACTCTGGGCGTTGTGGACTGTAGAAACAAGACATTGAAAAGCTGAGACCAAGCTCTTGGAATAAACCCTATGGGGTTATTTTAGGAATTCTCTCAAAGCTACTTCTTTACCTGTGGGGATACTTCACTCAATATGTTTATTCTTGAGTTTGGGTTTATGCTCCTGATTTACTGATTCATCTTAAGCACTGCTCTCAGCCTGAACCCTGGGGAAGCCCACAGGGAAAACAGGGCTCACTCTGCCCCACTGCAGTCAGACCTGCTGGTCCCCACACAGGTGCACTTTGCCCATTCCACCTCCCTCTAGTTCAGGGTGATCCAACATAAACTGAGCTTGAAAAAGAAGTTGGGTTTTTAAAGACTCCAGTTTAAAAGTCAATTTCTCTAagcccttttctctttccttacGCAGCTGGACAGGGAGGGATGCTAAGGGTTGGTctggctctctgctgcctggagttGTGCCTACTGGGAGCTGTTTCTCTCTAtccaagccctgtccctgccagtgctgccagagcccagcccagctctgggggctcagctctgctctgcagacccctcccagcacagggcactgcccaggggcatctccctggcagcagggccttAAGGGCAGGCCGGACAAACAGAGATGCTGCAagccaaggtgctgctgctgctgtctgtagggagaggaggctgaggaggcaCTTTCTGAGGGAGATCTGAGGCCCATCTGCTGATGCCCAGGGTGACAGTGCAGGAGTCTCAGTGACACAGCCAAAGCGGAcagcccctttcccttcccttcaggagaaagctgagagcagccctggccatgcagcaccatctccagagcaggaggaatcTGCCCAGATGGGGATGGCTCCTTCCACCTCCAACTTCTCCCCAGCAGGGTCCATGGGGAGCTGCCAGGTAGGCtgagagctgcccctggcaggtgGCACATGCCCTGGACTGGCCAAGAGCCCTGAGGGCTgcgggagctgctctgcaggacagccctgggcagccctggctgcagccccagcttcagcccctgcagccgtccctggcagcaggagccgtcctgctctgtccctctgacGGCGCCCAGGGCAGTCCCGCCCTGCagcacatcctcctcctcctgctcctgtgccacagaGAAACTGGGAGAGTCCTCGTGACACATCCCCCAGGCTGTGGGGTGTGCTGGCTTCAGGAGatccctccaggagcacaggggacaTTGCCCTGCACCCACACACTCACCATGCACAGGGCTGTGAAGATGTTTCCCCAAGTGAAGTCTCAGCTCAATGTCTTCCCAATACTGATTGCCTACAGCCTGtctctgcctggctcctgtcccctcagtgcccgcaggcagagccctcagccctgctgggctgggagaggagctggccctgggaagagctgttcctttaaagctcagcagcacagacacatcacaaggactttaatgagcctcaTGAGGCTTGGGTGTTTTTTACATCAGCCTCAGTCCCTGAGAGAGCGTTCAAAAAACTTCTCAAGAACTCAAAGTTAAAACACTGAacttaaaaaaagttttaatggGTTCTGTGGAGAGACACGACTgggaaagtgtccccaggttccagttagagcagaacactggaggcagtggtgacagctggggacaaacaaggcaaaggtgtctctggtgctgagcaaagcCGGATGTGTGTCAGGAAtgcaaagggccaaggcctgagccccagcccctggccagacagatcctgtccctccctccttgctcagggctcttcccaggatgggcactggaatgtggggatgtgcaatggcaagggcaggagcatggggcggcccctgccaggctgctgagcagggacaaggaggcaatgaggccccagccctgcaagggtcacttgtcccctcgtggcctcaggcccagggccagcagccacagccaaagtgctgcccaagttggctctggcagggctgtcttgcagctgctgcccatccctgtgccctgtgcagtccaggctgtcccacagtgtccctgcactgcgcctctgtccctgcaggctgtcagcatcccccggctgccccacctggctgggcccttcctttgctgacagctctgcttcctgcctgcctctgcctgcccacacaaagcctgGGGCTGACCCAGGCTCCTTCCGGGGGATGTGTtgctccacagccctgccctgggagggaagTCTTGGTCTCCCCTTCTGCATTTGTGGTATAATTTCTCTATCGGGCTGTTTCCCATTATGGAGAAAAAGCTCAACCGTTTCCTAATCCAcccttccagcccttccaggACACTGCTGTTCTCTCCTCAGTCTCTTCACAGGTGAGCCCTGGCACATCAGCCTCCATACATGAGTTATGTTCTTGAGGCCTgcaaatcccagcctgggagaTCTTTCCGCCCTCTCCAAGGTGTTTTCTGATGAAAATATTCTGCTCATAGTCTTAGAATATCACAGAGGTCAAGACCAGGCAGAGCTGTCTATCCGgccagcttttgtctgggagcaatcCCAGGATAGATGGAGTTTTGGCAaccaaattccaatttttgcCATGGCCGCTGGACAAGgccagttcttttccataggaaggcaggcacagagccctggtgcTTCCAAGGAAGATGAGATGTGACCACCAGAAGCCCAGGCCAGGCAGATCTGGCAGGTTTTTCTTCTGCGAATACCCTTGCATACAGGAAATTTTTAATGGGGAATACCAATTTTGTCCATGGGGTTCATAAAAGAGAGACAGTTCTTTCCAtgggaaggaaagcatggagccccagtgtttcatgGGCAGATGAGAGGCAGCTCTTGACATTCCAAGATCTGCCAGACCCtggcccctgggaggccaaaTCAGCCAGAGTTGTTCCATGTTCCCCTGGTTCTATGAGGCCCCACAATGTCCCAGTGGCTCCGttgcttccatgaggccctgaggtgtcacaatggccccgTGGTTACACGAGGCCCTGAAGGGTCctaatggtctccatggttccatgaggccccacagagCCATGGTGGTCTCTTGGTTCCACGAAGCCCCACGGTGTCACCATGGTATCCCAAaatgtcacaatggtctccatggttccaccAGGTCCTCACAGTGTCCCAGTGGTGtccataggaaggaaacaaCCAAGCCCCAGTGTTCCAGGGGCAGATGAGGGGAagccaccagaggccaagggcagccagatTAGATGATGCTGGCATATTTTGTCAGGGAGCAATCTCTGGATATAGGGAATTTTAGAGGTGGAATACCAGTTTTGGCCTGGAGAAGAAGGAcggttcttttccataggaaggaaagcacggAACACTGGTGTTTCAGGGCCAGATGAAAGGCAGCCAtcagaggccaaggccagccagagctcTCTGTCCTGGTAGCTTCAGTCTGAAAGCAGCCCTTGGATATAGAGAATTTTGCAGGTGGAATCCCAATTTTGGCCATTTCTGCAAATATCTATGATATCTAGGATGGTTttttccacaggaaggaaagcacagagcccaagTGTTTCAGGGGcagaagcagagagagaaggCTCCTGAGAGGCCAACTCAGCCAGACCTTTCTCTCCTGGCACCTTTCATCTGGAGGAAATCCTTCGATATAGGTAATTTTGAAGGTGGAATCTCAGATTTGGCCATGGGCACCAGGATAGGAAGAAGAGCTCTTTTCAGTAAGATGGAAAgtacagagccccagtgtttcaaaggCAGATGAGAAACAGCTCTTCAGAaaccaaggccagccagacctgtctctcctggcagcttttgtgtGGGAGAAATCCTTGGATATAGGGAATTCTGGAGGTGGATTCCCAACTTTGGTCATGGGTGCCTGGATGTGAAAGGTGCTTTTTTCccataagaaagaaaagcaccTTGACCCTGTTGCCTTCTCAAGGCATGGCGACCTGGTTCTTAGTGCGGCACGGTGGCCCAAACCCCAGGGTCACTCGGTCCATATGCTCCTGACACTAACGTGGTGGACAGCAAATGGCGTTTATTGAGGGGTCACAAGGGTTTTTATAGCTTGGGcagtcagtgtcatttccttctgctcacgTCCGGCTGGGTGCAGCCAGGTACGGAGCAAAGGTCTGACTGCAGGGGGGGGGATGTCCTGACTGACCGTACAGCCCGATTTCTTCCGCATGCAGATCCCTAACTCTCCACAGCATCCACACTGGAaagaggccctacgagtgtctccagtgtgggaagaggtttcacaCCAGCTCAAATCTCCCCCGGCACCAGCGGATTCACACAGACGAGAGGCCCTTCcagtgccccagctgcaggaagggattCAGAGACTACTCCACCCTCGTCACCCACTGgtgcatccacactggggagaggccctatgggtgtccccagtgtgggaagagcttcaccCACAGCTCTCACTTGACCAAACACCAACAGAGGCACTGGTAAGGGAAGCCCTGGAAATGCTCCAATTGCAGGAAGAGCTTCATGTACcactccagcttcatcccccatGGGAGGATGCACGttgggcagagccctgctgacCCACATTCAGTGATCTGTGCTGGGAGGACACCTGGCTGGTTATCCTTTTGGTTTGGCCCCAATTTCctcttgatttttctttatcaCTTCAAAACACCTGGAATAGgactaaaaagaaagaaatttatcaAAGATGCCTAAAGTTCCATCAGTTAACAGATACTTGAGCAGCGATTTATCATTTTGGGACATATTCTGGAAGATTTGTGGGTTCTTGGGGGATTTCAGGAAATGTTCTCCATATCTTTGCACTCCAAAATTCAAGATGGATTGATCTGTCACCTCAAAATGACTCAGTCCCACTGAAAACACCTCAATCTTACCCTCAAGAGGCTCAATCCCATTATAAATTGCCTTGTTCCCACCTCAAAAAAACTCAGCCCCATGCTAAAATTACTCAATTCCACAGCCTCCAGGCTGAGATGAGATTGGATACAGACTGGGAGAAGTGGCATCCAAATTTGAGGGTGTGGGATCGGGATTGTGGGGGGCTGGGTGTGTGGGATGTATTTTGatagtaaataaaattttcagaacTATTAGTTTCTGTCCCATTCATTTTCCATCAGTTCcagttctgtttttcagagTGTCACCTTCTCAGCTGATTGTGTTTGtgttctcctttctctcctgcctttctttgcctgctctgtttctctctcagtgtctcccttgacccagggcagctcccatcAAAGACCCTGCCCTGATTTAATTCCTTATCCATGAGCTTCAACAGCCATGGGTGAAGTTATGAAGGCTGGCAGTGAAATGTCACTGTAAGATCTTGCACCACTTGGTCTTTGGCTCCTTCTTAAGAGCTTTGCCTCCCAGGGAATGAACATCTTTTCCTGTCTGGGAACTGGAATTCCAGCCCCTGGGAGTGGGTGCCATGGATCCCAGAGGGGCATTCCCGAGGTTCCCAGGGTGCTGTTCCTGCCGTGCTTCccaaggagctgtgcagggccaggggacaAGGTCCAGCAGCTCTGTTGCTTCTGCAGTGCCACAAGGGCCCCTGGTTCCATGAGTTTCTGTACTGTCAACAGCTGTTCCTTGGTTCCCATgatgccctgctgtgtcaccacGGATATTTGGTGTCATGAAGTtcttcagtgtcacaatggcctcccTCGCTCCATGAGCTTCCACAGTATCAAA contains:
- the LOC132085943 gene encoding olfactory receptor 14J1-like, giving the protein MCHEDSPSFSVAQEQEEEDVLQGGTALGATPMFFFLLNLALSDLGMICTTVPKAMHNSLWDTRNISYSGCAAQVFFFAFFIASEFKPLHYGTLLGSRACAHMAAAAWASAFLNALLHTANTFSLPLCHGNALSQFFCEIPQILKLSCSHSSLREVGLLVVTFCLGFGCFVFMVFSYVQIFRAVLRIPSKQGRRKAFSTCLPHLAVVSLFLSTDTFAHLKPPSISSPSLDVAVSFLYSVVSPALNPLIYSLRNQQLKESLRKAHSPSLKGLQPGRGVLELLGRHMDSSRGNPSEQATEGLLSSVSSSQCIS